In Colwellia sp. PAMC 20917, a single genomic region encodes these proteins:
- a CDS encoding FAD assembly factor SdhE: MSLTDNKPRLRWACRRGMLELDILFMPFVEEAYDLLSEKEKLVFERLLEEQDPELFAWFMGHQVCEDKELNAMVQLILKRVKV, encoded by the coding sequence ATGTCTTTAACTGATAATAAACCGCGTTTAAGATGGGCTTGCCGTCGTGGAATGCTCGAATTAGATATACTTTTTATGCCTTTCGTTGAAGAGGCTTATGATTTGCTCTCAGAAAAAGAGAAGCTAGTTTTTGAACGTTTACTGGAAGAGCAAGATCCGGAATTATTTGCTTGGTTTATGGGGCATCAAGTTTGTGAAGACAAAGAACTCAACGCCATGGTGCAACTTATCCTTAAACGAGTTAAAGTTTAA
- the ygfZ gene encoding tRNA-modifying protein YgfZ, which translates to MTISVENTLPSYDNLPDTCIISLAEYGAIAVHGAEQSKYLQGQVTCDVNTLTDNNLLLGGHCDAKGKVFSVFRLINRQNIHLLLQPKTSISQSLAELKKFGVFAKVTIEQVTDLAFYAVAGKKATEILHQQFVELPNSLTPVLQVGSTTIVYLAGKLKRYLIIDEAKAAEKIINDFALVTYSQALWNLIEINEGFPLLAPETVASYVPQMLNLQAIHGISFTKGCYLGQETVARMQYLGKNKRALFSLKSKSANNELITLQAGDIIEQQLGANWRKAGDILASYISDDGIYYLQAVLASDIDSTTNLRIKNHENSALSLVELPYNLAE; encoded by the coding sequence ATGACAATCTCTGTTGAAAATACCTTACCTAGTTACGATAACCTTCCTGATACTTGTATCATTAGTTTAGCTGAATATGGTGCAATTGCTGTACATGGAGCAGAACAAAGTAAATACCTACAAGGACAAGTGACTTGCGATGTTAATACACTGACAGATAATAACTTATTATTGGGTGGTCATTGCGACGCTAAAGGTAAAGTTTTTTCAGTGTTTAGATTGATAAATCGTCAAAATATTCATTTACTTTTACAACCTAAAACCAGTATTAGCCAATCATTAGCCGAACTGAAGAAATTTGGCGTATTTGCCAAAGTAACCATTGAACAAGTCACAGATTTAGCTTTTTATGCGGTTGCAGGAAAAAAGGCAACAGAAATACTCCATCAACAGTTTGTTGAATTACCTAATAGTTTAACACCGGTTTTACAAGTCGGTAGTACCACTATTGTCTACCTCGCGGGAAAATTAAAACGTTATCTTATAATTGATGAGGCGAAGGCTGCTGAAAAAATCATTAATGACTTTGCCTTAGTCACTTATTCTCAAGCGCTGTGGAATTTAATCGAAATTAATGAAGGTTTTCCTTTACTAGCACCAGAAACAGTTGCTTCTTATGTGCCACAAATGTTGAATTTACAAGCAATTCACGGCATAAGCTTTACTAAAGGCTGTTACTTAGGACAAGAGACTGTTGCTCGCATGCAGTATTTAGGAAAAAACAAACGCGCTTTATTTTCGTTAAAGAGTAAATCAGCAAATAATGAGTTAATAACCTTGCAAGCAGGTGATATTATTGAGCAACAGTTAGGTGCAAACTGGCGTAAAGCTGGTGACATCTTAGCGAGCTATATTAGTGATGATGGCATTTATTATCTGCAGGCTGTTTTAGCCAGCGATATCGATAGCACCACAAACTTACGGATTAAAAACCACGAAAACTCAGCATTAAGCTTAGTAGAATTGCCTTATAACTTAGCGGAATAG
- a CDS encoding FKBP-type peptidyl-prolyl cis-trans isomerase: protein MKISENKVVVLHYAVSDSEDTLIDSSYDHSPLSIIHGTGYLIPGLEDALTDHVVDDKFEVAVSAENAYGDRHDEFVQTVPKSMFESVEDLAVGSQLRATTDDGEQTVIVIDVTDDEITVDGNHPLAGIDLKFDVEILEVRDATEDELKHGHVHGEGGCGHNHD from the coding sequence ATGAAAATTTCAGAAAACAAAGTTGTCGTTTTACACTATGCCGTATCCGACAGCGAAGACACACTCATCGACAGCTCTTATGACCACAGCCCTTTATCTATCATCCACGGTACAGGTTATCTCATTCCGGGCTTAGAAGATGCTTTAACAGATCATGTTGTTGATGATAAATTCGAAGTCGCAGTTAGCGCTGAAAATGCTTATGGCGATCGCCACGATGAGTTTGTACAAACCGTACCCAAAAGTATGTTTGAAAGTGTTGAAGATCTTGCGGTTGGTTCACAATTACGTGCAACGACTGATGATGGCGAGCAAACAGTTATTGTTATTGATGTCACCGATGATGAAATAACTGTTGACGGAAATCACCCTTTGGCAGGCATTGATTTAAAGTTTGATGTAGAAATTTTAGAAGTCCGTGATGCCACAGAAGATGAATTGAAACATGGACATGTCCATGGTGAAGGGGGTTGTGGTCACAACCACGACTAA
- a CDS encoding RecQ family ATP-dependent DNA helicase: MSSLVNSLKQIFGFDAFRDGQQQTIEQLLNSQSSLAIFPTGSGKSLCYQLAAIELPHLTIVVSPLLALMKDQLAFLATKNIAAASIDSTLTPQQNQQVMADTRSGKIKILMVSVERFKNERFRQFIESVNVSMLVVDEAHCISEWGHNFRPDYLKLPNYRQELNIPLVLLLTATATKKVKQDMATKFAILPEHIVQTGFYRQNLDLSVLAVSTKDKNQQLLTSIADQTGCGIVYVTLQQSAEYVANFLTQQGLNAQPYHAGFISEKRQKIQEDFMSGKVQIIVATIAFGMGIDKADIRFVIHYDLPKSIENYSQEIGRAGRDGLASNCITLANLDGLNTVENFVFGDTPELSGIECVIKNIQQECQNDRWELQGLSLSNASNIRQLPMRTLLVQLELQGVIKPLFSYFADFKYKFTTNKDEVLNLFEGERKDFLATIFKYSGFKKVWGEPDFEALFQHYGCERGRVIVALEYLQEKQLITLETKKITEVFSVNKALLSANILAKSLHDYFVEKEEKEIKRIATLVRFFELSSCLSRNLSLYFNDKNTPENCGHCSVCRGNVAKLSYSQESILPDDTAIVDMLTALIEHMSTKHKGVLSLETMCRFLTGLTVPLFSRNKIKQLSGFGCCENIRYQEVREKVISVMNI; the protein is encoded by the coding sequence GTGTCATCTCTTGTTAACTCACTCAAGCAAATCTTTGGTTTTGATGCCTTTCGTGATGGACAGCAGCAAACGATTGAGCAGCTCCTCAATAGCCAATCTTCTCTCGCTATATTTCCAACTGGCTCAGGTAAATCATTATGCTATCAGTTAGCGGCTATAGAACTACCTCACTTAACGATTGTTGTTTCACCCTTGCTGGCGCTAATGAAAGATCAATTAGCCTTTTTAGCGACGAAAAATATAGCAGCGGCAAGCATCGATTCAACATTAACGCCACAGCAAAATCAACAAGTCATGGCGGATACGCGTTCAGGTAAAATAAAAATTCTTATGGTGTCGGTTGAGCGTTTTAAAAATGAGCGTTTTCGCCAATTTATTGAGTCTGTGAATGTATCTATGTTAGTTGTTGATGAGGCACATTGTATTTCTGAATGGGGGCATAACTTTCGCCCCGATTATTTAAAACTCCCTAACTATCGCCAAGAACTCAACATCCCGCTGGTACTTTTGTTGACGGCAACAGCGACCAAAAAAGTCAAACAAGATATGGCTACTAAATTCGCTATCTTGCCAGAGCACATCGTACAAACAGGCTTTTATCGTCAAAATTTAGATTTGTCGGTGTTAGCGGTTTCAACAAAAGATAAAAATCAACAATTGCTAACAAGTATCGCTGATCAAACCGGTTGTGGCATTGTATATGTGACTTTACAGCAAAGTGCTGAGTATGTGGCAAACTTTTTGACACAACAAGGTTTGAATGCGCAACCTTATCACGCTGGATTTATAAGTGAAAAACGACAGAAAATTCAAGAAGATTTTATGTCGGGAAAAGTACAAATCATCGTGGCTACTATTGCTTTTGGCATGGGGATAGATAAAGCAGATATCCGCTTTGTTATTCATTATGATTTACCCAAGTCAATTGAAAATTACAGCCAGGAAATTGGCCGAGCAGGGCGTGATGGCTTAGCGTCAAATTGCATTACCTTGGCAAATTTAGATGGGTTAAATACCGTTGAAAATTTTGTTTTTGGTGATACACCCGAACTGAGTGGTATTGAATGTGTTATAAAAAACATTCAACAAGAATGCCAAAATGATCGCTGGGAATTACAAGGTTTATCGCTGTCAAATGCTAGTAATATCCGCCAATTACCCATGAGAACCCTACTTGTTCAGTTAGAGCTGCAAGGCGTTATTAAACCGCTATTTTCATATTTTGCCGATTTTAAATATAAATTTACCACCAATAAAGACGAGGTGTTAAATTTATTTGAAGGTGAACGCAAAGATTTCCTTGCGACTATTTTTAAATACAGCGGCTTTAAAAAAGTATGGGGAGAGCCAGACTTTGAAGCACTATTTCAGCATTATGGCTGTGAGCGTGGCCGAGTGATTGTGGCTTTGGAATACCTACAAGAGAAGCAACTGATCACCTTGGAAACAAAAAAAATCACTGAAGTATTTAGTGTTAACAAGGCCTTATTGTCAGCTAATATACTTGCTAAGTCACTACATGATTATTTTGTCGAAAAAGAAGAAAAAGAAATAAAACGTATAGCGACACTGGTGCGCTTCTTTGAATTATCCTCTTGCCTAAGTCGAAATTTATCCTTGTACTTTAATGATAAAAACACCCCTGAAAATTGTGGACATTGTTCAGTATGCCGTGGAAACGTTGCTAAGCTAAGTTACTCACAAGAAAGTATTTTGCCAGATGACACTGCGATAGTTGACATGCTAACGGCACTTATTGAACATATGTCGACCAAGCACAAAGGTGTTTTATCTTTAGAAACTATGTGTCGATTTTTAACTGGATTAACCGTGCCGCTTTTTAGCCGTAATAAAATAAAACAGTTATCTGGTTTTGGCTGTTGTGAAAATATTCGCTATCAAGAAGTGCGTGAAAAAGTGATCAGTGTGATGAATATTTAG
- a CDS encoding RidA family protein, producing MTIIRQETKTRMSRIVKHNGVIYLCGQVCKDASQGIEDQTRSMLDKVDELLEQAGSDNKHILSATIYIKDMNDFSKMNEIWDNWIPQGFAPARACVKASMARNELLIEISVIAAEI from the coding sequence ATGACTATTATTAGGCAAGAAACAAAAACACGAATGAGCCGCATCGTTAAGCACAATGGTGTTATCTATTTATGTGGGCAAGTTTGTAAAGATGCGAGCCAAGGCATTGAAGATCAAACACGCTCAATGTTAGATAAAGTTGATGAATTACTTGAACAAGCAGGTAGCGACAATAAGCATATTCTATCGGCAACTATTTATATAAAAGATATGAATGATTTTTCAAAAATGAATGAAATTTGGGATAATTGGATCCCTCAGGGGTTTGCTCCTGCAAGAGCTTGTGTCAAAGCTTCAATGGCAAGAAATGAATTACTTATTGAAATATCGGTCATAGCGGCCGAAATCTAG
- a CDS encoding EF-hand domain-containing protein produces the protein MDINQWVDELFEFFDEDKDGAISRSEFVELIDCLLQDKGIRMCESIFNKFDVNHNNSISKEELKAMVIELAL, from the coding sequence ATGGACATTAATCAGTGGGTTGATGAACTATTTGAATTTTTTGATGAAGATAAAGACGGTGCGATTAGTCGAAGTGAATTTGTTGAATTAATTGACTGTCTTTTGCAAGATAAAGGCATCCGTATGTGTGAGAGTATTTTTAATAAATTTGATGTTAATCATAATAATTCAATTTCCAAAGAAGAACTCAAAGCTATGGTCATTGAGTTAGCTTTGTAG
- the trhA gene encoding PAQR family membrane homeostasis protein TrhA, producing the protein MTSQASYSKNEEIANTLTHALGAILSVMACYMLLTAALADNSLVKIVSYAVYGASLVLLFTASTFYHAFQNPSKKKLFKLLDHCAIYLLIAGTYTPLMMVALNDQLGTIMLTVIWSMAILGVFFKMKFGHRYKKTSLITYLGMGLISITIIEQLNDKLSDQALTLLALGGIIYCLGVIFYVQKRIHFNHAIWHLFVLGGAACHFFMIYFYL; encoded by the coding sequence ATGACAAGCCAAGCTAGTTACAGCAAAAATGAAGAAATAGCCAACACCTTGACTCATGCTCTTGGTGCAATATTGTCTGTTATGGCTTGTTACATGCTACTCACTGCAGCTTTAGCTGATAACTCATTAGTAAAAATAGTGAGTTATGCCGTGTACGGTGCTAGTTTGGTTTTATTATTCACCGCTTCAACTTTTTACCATGCTTTTCAAAATCCTAGCAAAAAAAAGCTTTTTAAATTACTCGACCATTGTGCTATTTACTTGTTAATCGCAGGAACTTACACCCCTTTAATGATGGTTGCCTTAAACGACCAACTCGGTACTATTATGCTGACAGTTATTTGGAGTATGGCTATATTAGGGGTGTTTTTTAAAATGAAATTTGGGCACCGCTATAAAAAAACCTCGCTGATCACCTACTTAGGTATGGGACTGATATCTATAACCATTATTGAACAGCTAAATGACAAATTATCAGATCAAGCTTTAACACTACTTGCTCTTGGCGGTATTATTTATTGTTTAGGGGTTATTTTTTATGTGCAAAAGCGTATACATTTCAACCATGCTATTTGGCATTTATTTGTTTTAGGTGGCGCAGCATGTCACTTCTTTATGATCTACTTCTACTTATAA
- a CDS encoding pyridoxal phosphate-dependent aminotransferase produces the protein MHFHRDNHRNVGLAAENIARMKNILPAHIAFGQQLAENQKVTIKHNLSNSCGQSLSAAQLCLLGETSLDNLLGEQALSYASISGSHYLRSLIAGFHQDYNHHQVELTADNVLTFCGAQEALLAIYQTVLSENERTQDNTVEQQAAIEIVVITPCYPSLVTMAEQMGIKVRCLTVDFQQNWQINQAALLALVNENTRLIVLNSPHNPSGSIIDTQFSEQILAIAKQFNCYLLADDVSQASNYNDLKLAHRYLDYDRTIVVSVLSKSFGLAGLRIGWAVSKDKSLLKRLLAVKAQGSICTSIVDEKLAELALENHVKIISKNNLIIKDNIALFQQFIDKNQLHFSWCPPQAGLLTLVKCHSDLPMLEWAEQLAEQAGIFAYPSCLFGLTGPYFRLGLGAKNFSMILESLQGFVDSR, from the coding sequence ATGCACTTTCACCGTGACAACCACCGAAATGTCGGTTTGGCAGCGGAAAATATAGCAAGGATGAAAAATATTTTACCGGCACATATCGCCTTTGGTCAACAGCTTGCAGAAAATCAAAAGGTCACTATTAAACACAATTTGAGTAATTCTTGCGGACAGTCGTTGTCCGCAGCACAATTGTGCCTTTTAGGTGAAACAAGTCTTGATAATCTTCTGGGTGAACAAGCGTTATCCTATGCGTCGATAAGTGGCAGCCATTATTTGCGATCACTTATTGCCGGTTTTCATCAAGACTATAATCATCATCAAGTTGAGTTAACTGCTGACAATGTTCTAACTTTTTGTGGCGCTCAAGAGGCGTTGTTAGCTATTTACCAAACAGTACTTAGCGAAAATGAACGAACGCAAGATAATACAGTTGAGCAACAAGCAGCGATTGAAATTGTTGTTATTACACCTTGCTATCCCTCTTTGGTGACGATGGCAGAGCAGATGGGGATTAAAGTAAGGTGCCTTACGGTTGATTTTCAACAAAACTGGCAAATTAACCAAGCGGCACTTTTAGCGCTAGTAAACGAAAATACCCGACTAATCGTCTTGAATTCTCCCCATAATCCCAGTGGTAGCATAATAGACACTCAATTTTCGGAACAAATATTAGCCATTGCAAAACAGTTCAATTGTTACCTTTTAGCCGATGACGTCTCTCAAGCAAGTAACTATAATGATCTTAAATTAGCTCATCGCTATTTAGATTATGATCGCACGATTGTTGTCTCGGTATTATCGAAAAGTTTTGGTTTGGCGGGGCTACGTATTGGTTGGGCAGTGTCTAAGGATAAATCACTGCTAAAACGATTATTAGCGGTAAAAGCTCAAGGCTCAATTTGTACTTCAATCGTTGATGAAAAGCTGGCAGAGCTTGCTTTAGAAAACCATGTTAAAATCATCAGTAAAAATAATCTTATTATCAAAGATAATATCGCGTTATTTCAGCAATTTATCGACAAAAATCAGTTGCATTTTAGTTGGTGTCCTCCTCAGGCAGGCTTACTTACATTGGTAAAGTGCCATAGTGATTTACCCATGCTTGAATGGGCTGAGCAACTCGCTGAACAAGCGGGAATATTCGCTTACCCATCATGCCTATTTGGGCTTACTGGGCCATATTTTCGTTTAGGGCTGGGTGCAAAAAACTTTTCAATGATACTGGAATCATTACAAGGGTTTGTTGATAGTCGCTAA
- the ovoA gene encoding 5-histidylcysteine sulfoxide synthase, producing the protein MTLINNQNITPQLNGLSIDDKRAELKNYFHNTWTTYESLFALINKDEAYYLRPESLRHPLIFYFGHTATFFINKLLLGKYINKRVNTKLEAVCAVGVDEMSWDDLNSEHYDWPNVDEVREYRQQVFTVVNNLIDTMEISLPIKQDSLAWVILMGCEHERIHLETSSVIMRMLPLDCLTQPSDEAGQWTSCAHFSTAPENELLPVTEQSIVLGKKLTDETYGWDNEYGELSVEVSAFSASKYLVSNQEFLAFIDAGGYKKPHYWSEEGQKWLSFTKAEMPRFWRKNNDEYVQRNLLNEMPLPLNWPAEVNYLEAKAFCHWKSEQTQKNIAMPTEAQWHCLMNNASDNEEQVLVNINLARYASSCPIDEFSTGDFYDVIGNVWQWNESAIDGYEGFKVHPLYDDFSTPTFDGKHNLIKGGSWISTGNETIPSSRYAFRRHFTQHAGFRYVENIDGKIPLTPVNRYETDREVCQQLDSHYGEQHLSVENYSQQVSQLLLSKVKAQGINTDKLMNLGCSVGRTTFELSEHFQHIDAVDFSARYIQFGVQLQQQKTLRYTNVISGDIQSFHEVSLKALSLNNNADHIVFSQGDASNLKPIFNGYDAILVEHALEKSYQPKQLLATLSKRLNKQGLLFVLTDHQYSAKHTEKENWLGGLKVNGENVIGFDGLQEKLAEEFTFLDAQPLTRVIKKNQCTFTVTTTEMSVWQRKI; encoded by the coding sequence ATGACTCTTATTAATAATCAAAATATCACCCCACAGCTTAATGGTTTATCTATAGATGATAAACGCGCCGAGCTAAAAAACTACTTCCATAATACTTGGACGACTTACGAGTCGTTGTTTGCTTTAATCAACAAAGATGAAGCCTATTATTTACGGCCTGAGAGTTTACGCCATCCACTTATTTTTTATTTTGGCCATACGGCTACTTTTTTTATTAATAAATTACTTTTGGGTAAGTACATTAATAAGCGTGTTAATACCAAGTTAGAAGCTGTTTGTGCTGTTGGTGTTGATGAAATGAGCTGGGACGATCTCAACAGTGAGCATTACGACTGGCCTAATGTTGATGAAGTAAGAGAATACCGCCAACAAGTGTTCACTGTGGTTAATAACTTAATTGATACCATGGAAATTAGTTTACCTATCAAACAAGACTCGTTAGCTTGGGTGATATTGATGGGCTGTGAGCATGAACGCATTCATCTTGAGACTTCATCAGTTATTATGCGCATGTTACCACTAGATTGTTTAACACAGCCATCTGATGAAGCGGGGCAATGGACAAGTTGTGCTCATTTTTCAACGGCTCCAGAGAACGAATTATTACCTGTTACAGAACAATCTATTGTATTAGGTAAAAAGTTGACCGATGAAACTTATGGCTGGGACAACGAATATGGTGAGTTATCTGTTGAGGTTAGTGCCTTTTCAGCGTCTAAATATTTAGTCTCTAATCAAGAGTTTTTAGCTTTTATCGATGCAGGTGGTTACAAAAAGCCACATTATTGGAGCGAAGAAGGGCAAAAGTGGCTAAGTTTCACCAAAGCTGAAATGCCGCGTTTTTGGCGAAAAAATAACGATGAATACGTGCAGCGCAACTTGCTTAATGAAATGCCTTTACCTTTGAATTGGCCTGCAGAAGTGAACTACCTAGAAGCGAAAGCTTTCTGCCATTGGAAAAGTGAACAAACTCAAAAAAACATTGCTATGCCTACTGAAGCGCAGTGGCATTGTCTAATGAATAATGCCAGCGATAATGAAGAGCAAGTATTAGTTAATATAAACTTGGCGCGTTACGCTTCTTCATGCCCGATTGATGAATTTTCAACGGGAGATTTTTATGATGTTATTGGCAATGTATGGCAATGGAATGAGTCAGCAATAGATGGTTATGAGGGGTTTAAAGTTCATCCACTTTATGATGATTTCTCTACGCCAACCTTTGATGGTAAACATAACTTAATTAAAGGCGGTTCATGGATTTCTACCGGCAATGAAACCATTCCGTCGTCTCGTTATGCTTTTCGTCGTCACTTTACTCAGCATGCAGGTTTTCGTTATGTTGAAAACATCGATGGAAAAATACCATTAACGCCGGTTAATCGATATGAAACTGATCGTGAAGTTTGTCAGCAACTCGACAGTCATTATGGTGAGCAACATTTAAGTGTTGAAAACTATTCACAACAAGTTAGCCAATTATTGCTTAGTAAAGTAAAAGCTCAGGGCATTAATACCGACAAGTTAATGAACTTAGGCTGTAGTGTTGGACGAACGACTTTTGAGTTGTCAGAGCATTTTCAGCATATTGATGCGGTAGATTTTTCTGCGCGTTATATTCAATTTGGTGTGCAACTTCAACAACAGAAAACACTCCGTTACACCAATGTTATTTCTGGTGACATACAGAGTTTTCATGAGGTGTCTCTTAAGGCTTTATCGCTAAACAACAACGCTGATCATATTGTTTTTAGTCAGGGTGATGCGAGCAATTTAAAACCTATTTTTAACGGTTATGATGCGATTTTAGTTGAGCATGCGCTAGAAAAAAGTTATCAACCCAAACAGTTGTTAGCCACACTGTCTAAGCGACTTAATAAACAAGGTTTACTTTTTGTATTAACCGACCATCAATACTCAGCGAAACACACTGAAAAAGAAAACTGGCTGGGTGGGCTTAAAGTCAATGGTGAAAATGTTATTGGCTTTGATGGTTTACAGGAAAAATTAGCAGAAGAGTTTACTTTTTTAGACGCACAGCCATTAACGCGTGTGATTAAGAAAAATCAATGCACTTTCACCGTGACAACCACCGAAATGTCGGTTTGGCAGCGGAAAATATAG
- a CDS encoding GGDEF domain-containing protein, which translates to MKFDFYRFFSVVVIIFFFSCSQSQANSSGQLAVEQTDELSRLLNMDEEIRQQPLQSYQQLLNAEKSFSTMPKLQQSWWLLRKAQAENLLYFYEDFNKTVAQAVALIDDKTPLKIHSHLYIYQGIIYRRHAQYADSVIILQKAMSIAKKNNLTYLFILAKQELAFTKSITELFELSLNEMQEAYLDAYSLKEHFLIAVINETYGAIYGYMDDYEKSIEYYQKALNTYERLNYPAHVSEAIYGIAITYRYWQKYDLAIRYFELYQEKIAYTPNTEISFFSAYGLGMTLAEKGDCVKAIDVINHALTLNGLIDYNAELYKQQVHCFIILGELAQAQASLTKAENIFMSLPELVGTKWQLEVIKLGSELAHARNNDSEAFQLSRQYYQKYNELLVKNSSTRLTTARAAMENERKYIEQALTLQREKVAALENDSYQQQKLQNLYLLIFMLCSGVVVIIVITIQYKNNKKMYALSIKDPLSNLYNRRYIFEYLSNYLNDVLVEKTELSVILFDIDDFKMVNDKFGHPVGDTVIKKIADLCHDVFRNEDVIGRVGGEEFLCILPRTDEKQCKVIAERFLKKISQQVFQVEPSLQLTVSIGIATLSQLSPTSEMLYLHADAALYQAKRNGKNNVVIYQ; encoded by the coding sequence ATGAAATTTGATTTTTATCGGTTTTTTTCGGTTGTTGTTATTATCTTTTTTTTTTCCTGTAGTCAATCACAGGCAAATAGTAGTGGCCAATTAGCCGTAGAACAAACCGATGAGCTAAGTCGCTTATTGAACATGGATGAAGAAATACGCCAACAACCTCTGCAGTCTTATCAACAATTATTAAACGCAGAAAAGTCTTTTTCAACTATGCCAAAGCTACAACAATCTTGGTGGTTGTTACGTAAAGCTCAAGCAGAAAATTTACTCTATTTTTATGAAGACTTTAATAAGACCGTAGCACAAGCCGTAGCGCTTATCGACGACAAAACCCCATTAAAAATTCATAGTCACCTTTATATTTATCAGGGGATAATTTACCGTCGCCACGCTCAGTATGCAGATTCTGTAATTATTCTTCAAAAGGCTATGTCCATAGCAAAAAAAAATAATTTAACTTACCTTTTTATTCTTGCTAAACAAGAGCTTGCTTTTACAAAAAGTATCACCGAGCTCTTTGAACTATCATTGAATGAGATGCAAGAAGCTTACTTAGATGCTTATTCACTAAAAGAACACTTTCTAATTGCTGTTATCAATGAAACCTACGGTGCTATTTATGGCTATATGGATGATTATGAAAAATCGATAGAATATTACCAAAAAGCATTAAATACTTACGAACGTTTAAATTATCCTGCTCATGTTTCAGAGGCTATTTACGGCATTGCTATAACCTATCGATATTGGCAAAAATATGATTTGGCGATTCGCTACTTTGAGCTTTATCAAGAAAAAATTGCCTATACTCCTAACACTGAAATTTCTTTTTTTTCAGCTTACGGTTTAGGTATGACACTGGCCGAAAAAGGCGATTGTGTTAAAGCTATTGATGTTATTAATCATGCCCTAACGTTAAATGGCTTGATTGATTATAATGCCGAATTATATAAGCAACAGGTTCACTGTTTTATTATCTTGGGTGAGTTAGCACAAGCGCAAGCATCGTTGACTAAAGCTGAAAACATATTCATGTCTTTACCTGAATTAGTCGGCACTAAGTGGCAATTAGAAGTTATAAAGCTTGGCTCAGAGCTTGCTCACGCAAGAAATAATGACAGTGAAGCTTTTCAATTATCTCGACAGTACTATCAAAAATACAATGAATTACTGGTAAAAAATTCCAGTACACGATTAACCACAGCGCGCGCTGCGATGGAAAATGAGCGAAAATATATTGAACAAGCACTTACCCTGCAACGAGAAAAGGTCGCTGCTTTAGAAAATGATTCTTATCAGCAACAAAAATTACAGAACCTTTATCTACTGATTTTTATGCTATGTTCCGGCGTGGTTGTCATTATTGTGATAACCATTCAGTATAAAAATAATAAGAAAATGTATGCACTGTCAATTAAAGACCCATTATCAAATTTATATAACCGTCGCTATATTTTTGAGTACTTATCGAATTACCTTAACGATGTCTTAGTAGAAAAAACTGAACTTTCGGTCATTTTATTTGATATTGACGACTTTAAAATGGTCAATGATAAGTTTGGTCATCCTGTTGGTGATACAGTTATTAAAAAAATAGCTGATCTTTGTCATGATGTCTTTCGTAATGAAGATGTCATTGGCCGTGTTGGCGGAGAAGAATTCTTATGTATTTTACCTCGTACCGACGAAAAGCAATGTAAAGTAATTGCCGAACGTTTTTTAAAAAAAATAAGTCAGCAAGTTTTCCAAGTCGAGCCAAGTTTACAATTAACCGTAAGTATCGGTATAGCAACCTTGTCTCAACTTAGCCCAACGAGTGAAATGTTATACCTACATGCCGATGCTGCCCTTTACCAGGCAAAGCGTAACGGTAAAAATAATGTGGTTATATATCAATAG
- a CDS encoding glutaredoxin family protein, with the protein MKKIVLYSMSNCPHCDTAKAYLDKNNIAYRLCNVKTAAGQKEFRRANFRSVPVIKIGEEYLQGFKVAAFKALYED; encoded by the coding sequence ATGAAGAAAATTGTCTTATATAGTATGAGTAACTGCCCTCATTGTGACACGGCGAAAGCGTACTTAGATAAAAACAACATTGCTTATCGTTTATGTAATGTGAAAACAGCCGCGGGACAAAAAGAGTTTCGCAGAGCAAACTTTAGATCCGTACCGGTAATAAAGATAGGCGAAGAATATCTGCAAGGTTTTAAAGTGGCGGCTTTTAAAGCGCTTTACGAGGATTAA